The Lycium ferocissimum isolate CSIRO_LF1 chromosome 1, AGI_CSIRO_Lferr_CH_V1, whole genome shotgun sequence genome includes a region encoding these proteins:
- the LOC132033190 gene encoding 11S globulin-like, with amino-acid sequence MEIKLCSLLPLSLCFFLLFNCCFAQIEQQQGFLSERLQQQHRRGRPRTDCRIQSLSAREPTRKFDSEAGFTEFWDRNSEEFECAGVAAVRNVIQPQGLLLPHYNNAPQLLYIVKGSGLLGTVIPGCAETFESPQRERSMRGQESREGESQYRTGGDRHQKVRQFRQGDVLALPAGVTLWFYNNGQDRLVTVALLDTSNPTNQLDQQFRHFFLAGNPNPREQSGSRYEEEIRARREQEQGEQPQRRQSGNLFDGFEQDLLADVFNVDQELVRNLQGREDQRGRIVRAENFDVLSPEFEEEEEEEEQSHRQRREREHEGRRGSQPNGLEETICTMRLRENLGRPSRADVYNPRGGHISTLNSHKLPILNFLQLSAERGVLYQNAVMAPLWNMNAHSILYILRGTGRIQVVGDAGNCVFNDEVREGQMLVVPQNFAVVKKAGNQGLEYIAFKTNEQAMTSPLAGRLSAIRAMPEEVLMNSYQISRQEARSLKYNREETTVFAGRRSSRGYSTRAMEYALTAVEAFLKA; translated from the exons atggaaataaaattatgttctcttcttcctcttagCCTTTGCTTTTTTCTCCTCTTTAATTGCTGTTTTGCTCAAATAGAGCAGCAGCAAGGATTCTTATCGGAGAGACTTCAGCAGCAACACCGGCGAGGCCGACCTCGAACCGATTGTCGGATCCAGAGCCTTAGTGCTCGGGAACCGACACGTAAGTTCGACTCAGAGGCCGGGTTCACCGAGTTCTGGGATCGGAACTCGGAGGAATTTGAATGTGCTGGAGTTGCTGCTGTTAGGAATGTTATTCAGCCTCAAGGGTTGCTCTTGCCTCATTATAATAATGCTCCTCAACTCCTCTACATTGTCAAAG GAAGTGGACTTTTAGGGACAGTAATTCCAGGATGTGCTGAAACATTTGAATCACCACAAAGAGAGAGAAGTATGAGGGGACAAGAAAGCAGAGAGGGAGAAAGCCAGTACAGAACAGGCGGTGATCGCCATCAGAAAGTCAGACAATTCCGACAAGGCGATGTACTTGCATTGCCTGCAGGTGTCACACTTTGGTTTTACAACAATGGTCAAGACCGCCTTGTTACTGTTGCCTTGCTTGATACCAGCAACCCAACTAACCAGCTTGATCAACAATTCAGG CATTTCTTCCTAGCTGGAAACCCAAATCCCAGAGAACAAAGTGGAAGCAGGTACGAGGAAGAAATCCGAGCTCGAAGAGAACAAGAACAAGGCGAACAACCACAACGTCGTCAATCGGGCAACCTTTTCGATGGATTCGAACAAGATCTCCTAGCCGATGTTTTCAACGTGGACCAGGAGTTAGTCAGGAACTTACAAGGCCGAGAAGATCAAAGGGGAAGGATTGTTCGGGCCGAGAATTTCGATGTTCTAAGCCCggaatttgaagaagaagaagaagaagaagagcaatCACACAGGCAAAGAAGAGAGCGTGAACATGAGGGAAGAAGAGGATCACAGCCCAATGGGCTTGAAGAAACTATTTGCACTATGAGGCTTAGAGAGAATTTGGGCCGTCCATCTCGTGCTGACGTGTATAATCCACGTGGAGGACACATCAGCACTCTCAACAGCCACAAGCTTCCAATCCTCAATTTTCTTCAGCTCAGTGCTGAGAGAGGAGTCCTTTACCAG AACGCAGTAATGGCACCACTCTGGAACATGAACGCACACAGCATCCTCTACATCCTCCGAGGAACCGGTCGGATTCAGGTAGTCGGGGACGCTGGAAACTGTGTGTTCAATGATGAGGTCAGGGAAGGCCAGATGCTCGTTGTGCCACAAAACTTCGCAGTAGTAAAAAAAGCAGGAAACCAAGGACTCGAGTACATCGCGTTCAAGACAAACGAACAGGCCATGACCAGCCCGTTAGCAGGGCGGTTATCGGCTATTCGGGCTATGCCAGAGGAAGTTCTGATGAACTCTTATCAGATATCTAGGCAAGAAGCTAGGAGTTTGAAGTATAATAGGGAAGAAACAACTGTTTTTGCTGGAAGGAGGTCATCAAGGGGATATTCAACTAGGGCAATGGAGTATGCTTTGACTGCTGTTGAGGCTtttttaaaagcctaa
- the LOC132033267 gene encoding 11S globulin seed storage protein 1-like, giving the protein MASYSSLLSLCFLILSHSCFAQLSEQQNVWQRLQQQQQHRALRSKTECQIERLNAQEPTRRFESEAGVIEFWDATQEQFECAGVQAVRHEIRRNGLLLPYYTNTPLLIYIIQGRGIHSTMIPGCAETFESQSGESRTGERRRSFNDRHQKLRRFRAGDVLALPAGVSFWMYNDAEEPIVTVSLLDTSNHANQLDLSFRSFFLAGNPHRGVQQQFVGRREATMQARRSEQERSGGNIFNGFDTELLSEAFNVNVETIRKLQGQNEERGVIVRAEELRLNLPEESEEEERREQQGGRWPVNGLEETLCTMKLRQHIGHPSRSDVYNPRGGRVTTLNSNTLPILNWLQLSAERGTLFQNAIAAPHWNTNAHSIIYIIRGSGRIQVVGNAGRSVFDDEVRQNQLLIVPQNFAIVKRAGNEGLEYITFKTNDNAMTNQLAGRLSALRAMPEEVLMNSYQISRQEARSLKYNREEVTVFAPGSRSSRREYA; this is encoded by the exons ATGGCTTCTTACTCTTCACTACTCAGCCTTTGCTTCTTAATTCTCTCCCACAGTTGTTTTGCTCAACTCTCAGAGCAACAGAATGTGTGGCAGAGGCttcaacaacagcaacaacaccGTGCTCTCAGGTCGAAAACCGAGTGCCAAATTGAGCGTTTGAATGCTCAAGAACCCACTCGAAGATTCGAGTCTGAGGCTGGTGTGATTGAGTTCTGGGATGCTACTCAGGAGCAATTCGAGTGTGCTGGAGTTCAAGCTGTTCGCCATGAGATTCGAAGAAATGGGCTTTTGCTTCCTTATTATACCAACACCCCCCTGCTCATATACATTATCCAAG GAAGGGGTATCCACTCGACTATGATACCGGGGTGTGCTGAGACATTTGAATCACAATCGGGAGAATCAAGAACTGGAGAAAGACGCCGGAGTTTCAACGATAGGCATCAGAAATTGAGACGTTTCAGAGCTGGTGATGTTCTTGCATTGCCTGCGGGTGTGTCTTTCTGGATGTATAATGATGCTGAGGAACCTATTGTCACTGTCTCACTTCTTGACACTTCCAACCATGCTAATCAACTTGATCTCAGCTTCAGG AGCTTCTTCCTAGCTGGAAACCCACACCGTGGAGTACAACAACAATTCGTAGGAAGACGAGAAGCAACCATGCAAGCAAGGAGATCAGAACAAGAGAGATCCGGAGGCAACATTTTCAACGGATTCGACACTGAACTATTATCCGAAGCATTCAACGTGAACGTAGAAACCATAAGGAAACTTCAAGGACAGAACGAAGAGAGGGGCGTTATCGTGAGAGCCGAAGAGCTTCGATTAAATCTTCCAGAAGAATCCGAAGAAGAAGAACGAAGAGAGCAACAAGGAGGAAGATGGCCTGTTAATGGGTTGGAAGAAACATTGTGTACAATGAAGCTGAGGCAGCACATTGGTCATCCTTCGAGATCTGACGTGTACAATCCACGTGGAGGACGCGTCACCACTCTCAACAGTAACACACTCCCTATTCTTAACTGGCTTCAGCTCAGCGCTGAGAGAGGAACCCTCTTCCAG AATGCTATAGCTGCACCACACTGGAACACGAACGCACACTCAATAATCTACATCATCAGAGGAAGCGGCCGAATTCAAGTAGTCGGAAACGCTGGAAGGTCAGTATTCGACGACGAAGTTAGACAGAATCAACTACTCATCGTGCCCCAAAACTTTGCGATAGTTAAGAGAGCAGGCAACGAAGGACTCGAGTACATCACTTTCAAGACTAACGACAATGCCATGACGAATCAACTTGCTGGAAGATTATCAGCACTTAGAGCAATGCCAGAAGAAGTGTTGATGAATTCTTATCAGATTTCTAGGCAAGAAGCAAGGAGCTTGAAGTATAATAGGGAGGAAGTGACTGTTTTTGCGCCAGGGTCTAGATCTAGCAGGAGGGAATATGCTTAG